Proteins encoded within one genomic window of Marinobacter halotolerans:
- the fliI gene encoding flagellar protein export ATPase FliI, with protein MTVGLADRLNRLQKGLARAPEPELSGRLTRMVGLTLECVGCPMVVGDRCIITGQGTGTVEAEVVGFEDERVYLMPLTAIEGLRPGARVVPMARASRVPVGPELLGRVVNGNGEPLDGKGPLQTEKRVALSGDIINPLDRAPVRQSMDVGIRAINSLMTVGQGQRLGLFAGSGVGKSVLLGMMTRFTDADITVVGLIGERGREVKEFIEDILGEEGLARSVVVASPADDSPLMRLRAAMLTTRIAEYYRDQGKRVLLLMDSLTRYAQAQREIALAVGEPPATKGYPPSVFAKLPQLVERTGNGRPGGGSITAFYTVLTEGDDQQDPIADATRAILDGHIVLSRRLAEEGHYPAIDVEASISRVMPQVTDPAHFARAQRFKQVYSRYQQARDLISVGAYVKGSDPETDFAIAHIANMRQFLQQGLNDSATLDESVKQLMAVVPERRSPDRPKTPPSGNESEAR; from the coding sequence ATGACGGTAGGTCTGGCTGATCGTCTGAACCGTTTGCAGAAAGGTCTGGCCCGGGCGCCCGAACCTGAGCTGTCGGGCCGCCTCACCCGGATGGTGGGGCTGACACTGGAATGCGTGGGTTGCCCGATGGTGGTGGGCGACCGCTGTATTATTACCGGGCAGGGCACGGGCACCGTTGAGGCCGAAGTGGTGGGCTTTGAAGACGAACGCGTCTATCTGATGCCGTTGACCGCCATCGAGGGGCTTCGTCCCGGTGCCCGGGTTGTTCCCATGGCCAGGGCGAGCCGTGTGCCGGTGGGGCCGGAGCTGCTTGGCCGGGTGGTCAACGGCAACGGTGAACCGCTGGACGGCAAGGGCCCGCTGCAAACGGAAAAGCGGGTGGCGCTCAGTGGGGACATCATCAACCCGCTGGATCGAGCGCCGGTTCGCCAGTCAATGGATGTGGGTATCCGCGCGATCAACTCACTGATGACCGTGGGCCAGGGCCAGCGACTGGGGCTGTTTGCCGGCAGCGGCGTGGGTAAAAGTGTGCTGCTGGGCATGATGACGCGCTTCACCGATGCGGATATTACCGTGGTCGGTCTGATCGGCGAGCGGGGCCGTGAGGTCAAGGAATTCATTGAGGACATTCTGGGTGAGGAAGGCCTGGCCCGGTCCGTGGTCGTGGCCTCGCCAGCCGATGATTCGCCCCTGATGCGTCTGCGGGCCGCCATGCTGACTACCCGTATTGCCGAATATTACCGGGACCAGGGTAAACGGGTCCTGTTACTGATGGATTCACTCACACGCTACGCCCAGGCCCAGCGTGAAATAGCCCTGGCGGTAGGCGAGCCCCCGGCAACCAAGGGCTACCCGCCCTCGGTGTTTGCCAAGCTGCCGCAACTGGTGGAGCGCACCGGTAACGGTCGTCCCGGCGGAGGTTCCATTACCGCCTTCTACACGGTGCTGACAGAAGGGGACGACCAGCAGGACCCGATTGCCGATGCCACCCGGGCGATTCTTGATGGCCATATCGTGCTGTCCCGACGGCTGGCGGAAGAGGGCCACTATCCGGCCATTGATGTGGAAGCGTCCATCAGCCGGGTCATGCCCCAGGTGACAGACCCTGCCCATTTCGCGCGGGCCCAGCGATTCAAACAGGTCTACTCCCGCTACCAGCAGGCACGGGATCTGATCAGTGTCGGGGCTTATGTCAAAGGCTCTGATCCGGAAACGGATTTTGCCATTGCCCACATTGCCAATATGCGCCAGTTCCTGCAGCAGGGCCTGAATGACAGCGCCACGCTGGATGAAAGCGTGAAACAACTGATGGCCGTGGTTCCCGAGCGTCGTTCGCCTGATCGTCCCAAAACACCGCCTTCCGGCAATGAAAGCGAGGCCCGCTGA
- the fliJ gene encoding flagellar export protein FliJ, with amino-acid sequence MLRSQRLQVVLKLEEQKEKQALEKMAEAQKAHEAQRQQIENLESYQQEYRDQIRANQRGVVPVSRLQAYQAFIGQLDQVITQQQSVLQQAEARLDSCREAWQRAWERRRGMEKYIETCRRQEQQDMDAREQKLADEAANRVYQRRR; translated from the coding sequence ATGCTGCGGTCGCAACGCCTTCAAGTGGTGCTGAAGCTGGAAGAGCAGAAGGAAAAACAGGCGCTGGAAAAAATGGCAGAAGCCCAGAAGGCCCACGAGGCCCAGCGCCAGCAGATCGAAAACCTCGAAAGCTATCAGCAGGAGTACCGTGACCAGATCCGCGCGAACCAGCGCGGTGTTGTGCCGGTGTCCCGCCTGCAGGCCTATCAGGCATTTATTGGCCAGCTGGATCAGGTGATTACCCAGCAGCAGTCGGTACTGCAGCAGGCAGAAGCACGGCTGGACAGCTGCCGCGAGGCCTGGCAAAGGGCGTGGGAGCGCCGGCGGGGCATGGAGAAGTATATTGAAACCTGTCGCCGTCAGGAGCAGCAGGACATGGATGCCCGCGAGCAGAAACTGGCAGATGAGGCCGCCAACCGGGTTTACCAGCGTCGCCGCTAA
- a CDS encoding STAS domain-containing protein: MPIQTHRSDDGRTLTIRIEGRFDFSTHQAFRNAYEHETSDVQKFIVDLSDTTYLDSSALGMLLLLRDHAGGDSARIQLQNCNNDVRRILTISNFEQLFSIK, encoded by the coding sequence ATGCCGATTCAGACACATCGCAGTGATGATGGTCGTACCCTGACCATCCGCATTGAGGGACGATTTGATTTCAGTACTCACCAGGCATTCCGCAATGCCTATGAGCACGAGACCAGCGATGTGCAGAAGTTTATTGTGGACCTCTCCGATACCACCTATCTCGATAGCTCGGCACTGGGCATGCTGTTGCTGCTCCGCGATCATGCCGGTGGTGACAGCGCCCGAATCCAGCTTCAGAACTGTAATAACGACGTGCGCCGGATTCTGACCATTTCCAACTTCGAGCAGCTTTTCTCCATTAAATGA
- a CDS encoding ATP-binding SpoIIE family protein phosphatase, with amino-acid sequence MTGNQPLRILIADDSDSDRLILKTLMKRLGHEVRAAADGGEAVAVFSDYRPDIVLLDVLMPVMDGITAARKIKDLAGEELVPVIFLTSLTDADALARCLDAGGDDFLTKPYNKIIIQAKLGAFNRMRKMHRTLSQQRDLIRERNSQLLEEQQLARRVFDNIAHTGCLDADNIRYHVSPLSIFNGDILFACPRPAGGMHVLIGDFTGHGLPAAIGALPIAEIFYGMTSMGFSGSDVLREINDKLCRILPTGMFCCAALVQADFHLNQLKIWNGGLPDGLLFRKDGMRETVASRHLPLGVLNAARFDASMDLFQTDAGDRLLMMTDGVLEAENEQFERYGEARLWRALEAAPDGEAAIDTLLEDIRAFTGEQSSQDDLTLVSLEMVIASEFQESAQRLPQSSLMGPAQWYCVYEVRDETLAQFSPLPLLLHICMEVPGLRRKTADIYTLLSELYNNALEHGVLDLSSDLKRSSDGFSYYYEERERRLEDVSGHFIRFELTHGATEEGGRLTIVCEDSGRGFSPDNRGTSVSPGAGYSGRGLLLMKKLGHSLRYSEYGSRVEIVYDWELATKQTGGWS; translated from the coding sequence ATGACGGGCAACCAGCCACTCAGAATCCTGATCGCTGATGATAGCGACAGTGACCGGCTGATCCTCAAAACCCTGATGAAACGCCTTGGCCATGAAGTCAGGGCGGCGGCCGATGGCGGGGAAGCCGTTGCCGTTTTTTCCGATTACCGACCGGATATTGTTTTGCTGGATGTGTTGATGCCGGTGATGGATGGCATCACTGCGGCACGGAAAATCAAGGATCTGGCCGGCGAGGAGCTGGTGCCTGTCATTTTTCTGACGTCTCTGACGGATGCCGATGCCCTGGCCCGGTGCCTGGATGCTGGCGGCGACGACTTTCTTACCAAGCCCTACAACAAGATCATCATCCAGGCGAAGCTGGGTGCATTTAACCGGATGCGGAAAATGCACCGGACCCTGAGCCAGCAGCGGGATCTGATCCGCGAGCGAAACAGTCAGCTTCTTGAAGAACAGCAACTGGCCAGACGGGTGTTCGACAACATTGCCCATACCGGCTGCCTGGATGCCGACAATATTCGCTATCACGTCTCGCCCCTGTCGATCTTCAATGGCGACATCCTGTTTGCCTGCCCGAGGCCTGCCGGGGGCATGCATGTGCTGATTGGCGATTTCACCGGGCATGGTCTGCCTGCGGCTATCGGGGCGCTGCCGATTGCGGAAATTTTTTACGGCATGACCAGCATGGGCTTTAGCGGAAGCGACGTGCTGCGTGAGATCAACGACAAGCTGTGCCGGATTCTGCCTACCGGCATGTTCTGTTGCGCGGCCCTGGTACAGGCGGATTTTCACCTGAACCAGCTGAAAATCTGGAATGGTGGTCTACCGGATGGCCTGCTGTTCAGGAAGGACGGCATGCGCGAGACCGTCGCGTCGCGGCATCTACCCCTGGGTGTTCTCAACGCAGCACGCTTTGATGCCAGCATGGATCTGTTCCAGACGGACGCCGGCGACCGACTGCTGATGATGACTGATGGCGTGCTTGAGGCAGAGAATGAGCAGTTCGAGCGCTATGGAGAGGCCCGTCTCTGGCGAGCCCTGGAGGCCGCTCCTGACGGGGAGGCGGCAATTGATACCCTGCTTGAGGACATTCGGGCCTTTACCGGTGAACAGTCCAGCCAGGACGACCTGACACTGGTGTCCCTGGAAATGGTGATTGCCTCGGAATTCCAGGAGTCTGCCCAGCGACTGCCGCAATCCTCTTTAATGGGCCCGGCCCAATGGTACTGCGTGTACGAAGTGCGGGATGAGACCCTGGCCCAGTTCAGCCCATTGCCACTTTTGCTGCATATCTGCATGGAGGTACCGGGGTTGAGGCGCAAGACCGCGGATATCTATACGCTTCTGTCCGAGCTCTACAATAATGCGCTGGAACACGGTGTTCTGGACCTTTCCTCCGATTTGAAGCGCTCTTCTGATGGTTTCAGCTATTATTACGAGGAAAGAGAACGTCGGCTCGAGGATGTCAGCGGTCATTTCATAAGGTTCGAGCTGACTCACGGAGCCACGGAGGAGGGCGGACGGCTGACGATCGTCTGTGAAGACAGCGGCCGCGGGTTCAGCCCGGATAATCGGGGGACCTCGGTAAGCCCGGGCGCCGGATACAGCGGTCGCGGGTTGCTGCTGATGAAGAAACTCGGGCATTCCCTGCGCTATTCGGAGTATGGTAGCAGGGTTGAAATTGTTTATGATTGGGAGTTAGCCACCAAACAAACAGGGGGTTGGTCATGA
- a CDS encoding Hpt domain-containing protein: MNDKPHLDEEALTELQDVMEDEFDVLIETYLKDSSDRISYLRNAIGKADADAFAKTAHSFKGSSINIGAPRLGALCRRAEEVGKDNRLDEASHVVDDIETEFQHVEETLKRFLA, translated from the coding sequence ATGAATGACAAACCGCACCTAGACGAAGAGGCGCTTACGGAACTTCAGGATGTCATGGAAGATGAATTCGATGTCCTGATTGAAACCTATCTGAAGGATTCGTCCGATCGGATAAGTTACCTCCGTAACGCCATCGGTAAGGCGGACGCCGACGCGTTTGCCAAAACCGCCCACAGCTTCAAAGGAAGCTCGATCAATATCGGAGCACCCAGACTTGGCGCACTCTGCCGGCGAGCGGAAGAGGTGGGCAAGGACAATCGTCTGGACGAAGCGTCCCATGTTGTGGATGACATCGAGACAGAGTTCCAGCATGTGGAAGAAACCCTCAAAAGATTCCTTGCCTGA
- a CDS encoding flagellar hook-length control protein FliK, translating into MSQMVLPQNLSSKAHSEAANTAASSRPGDDKTGESSFDAVSRSEKERLEAKARKADAEKADSKKPDTEKPDAADTAKAGKSDESAKTADSTDPAGEKSGNESGQNIAAGKGEDGAEPVQPLSGTGDVTADPDQLAVDSLAMTFADLQSLVAGAQLQGAGGTLASGTAGAAANGTGTGPSGQALPFIQGSIMSLAGQGGTGKNGSMGLQAQNTSTSGMALTETLLAGVSTEAAKASESPLLQNAIRFQGAMESVNAQANAVNTPKMAPDAPVMRGYATSIDVPVGHAEWGDKMAGKLTWLTAANMSVAEIHLTPPDMGPMEVRVQVQNEQANITVHSANPAVRDQLELHSHRLRDMLSEQGLSLEQFDVSDSGRDQAGDGDNGENAGSGNGLLSDVDADETGAAPQSLDLSWKGEVDVFA; encoded by the coding sequence ATGTCACAGATGGTTCTCCCACAAAATCTTTCCAGCAAGGCGCACTCCGAGGCCGCCAACACCGCTGCGTCGTCCCGACCGGGCGATGACAAAACCGGTGAAAGTTCCTTTGACGCGGTGTCCCGTTCCGAGAAGGAGCGGCTGGAGGCAAAGGCCAGAAAAGCAGACGCCGAGAAAGCCGACAGCAAAAAGCCGGACACTGAAAAGCCGGATGCGGCGGACACCGCCAAAGCCGGAAAGTCGGATGAGTCCGCGAAGACGGCAGATTCCACCGATCCTGCAGGCGAAAAGTCCGGTAACGAGTCCGGGCAGAATATTGCCGCTGGCAAGGGTGAGGACGGGGCAGAACCCGTTCAGCCCCTGTCGGGAACGGGAGACGTAACAGCGGATCCGGACCAGCTTGCGGTGGACAGCTTGGCCATGACCTTTGCCGACCTGCAGTCACTGGTTGCCGGAGCCCAGCTTCAGGGAGCGGGTGGTACGCTGGCGAGCGGAACTGCCGGGGCGGCGGCGAACGGCACTGGCACCGGCCCGAGCGGCCAGGCTTTGCCCTTTATTCAGGGATCGATCATGTCTCTGGCGGGGCAGGGCGGCACTGGTAAAAACGGAAGTATGGGCTTGCAGGCCCAGAATACATCGACGTCAGGCATGGCATTGACGGAAACTCTGTTGGCCGGCGTCAGTACCGAGGCAGCCAAGGCGTCGGAAAGCCCCCTGCTGCAGAATGCGATCCGGTTTCAGGGCGCTATGGAGTCGGTCAACGCCCAGGCCAACGCGGTGAATACGCCGAAAATGGCCCCAGACGCGCCGGTCATGCGAGGCTACGCCACATCTATTGATGTACCGGTCGGTCACGCCGAGTGGGGCGACAAAATGGCTGGCAAGCTCACCTGGCTGACCGCTGCGAATATGTCCGTCGCCGAGATTCATCTGACGCCACCGGATATGGGGCCCATGGAGGTTCGGGTTCAGGTTCAGAATGAACAGGCGAACATAACGGTTCACTCCGCCAACCCGGCGGTCCGGGACCAGCTTGAACTGCACAGTCATCGCCTGCGGGATATGCTCAGCGAGCAGGGCCTGTCTCTGGAGCAGTTTGATGTATCCGATTCCGGCCGCGACCAGGCCGGTGATGGCGATAATGGTGAAAACGCTGGCAGCGGTAACGGTCTCCTGTCCGATGTCGACGCTGACGAGACCGGTGCCGCACCGCAATCCCTGGACCTTAGCTGGAAAGGCGAAGTGGATGTCTTCGCCTGA
- a CDS encoding flagellar basal body-associated FliL family protein: MAENNAPAEAPPKKGKLKLIIILTLLVVMAVGLSVVGTLWFIGADIPGLSSEEVPAEEAEEAFVPSGYTVLEKALVTTVEAEGRQRYAQVYVALEATDQDALAAASLHMPLVRSQLLGVLAGSDFMELQTPEGRKQLADQMLVAANTVLEQEGEPPLQRVLFRNFVVQ, from the coding sequence ATGGCTGAAAACAACGCACCTGCGGAAGCGCCTCCCAAGAAGGGAAAGCTCAAACTGATCATCATTCTGACCTTGCTGGTGGTGATGGCGGTGGGCTTGTCAGTGGTAGGCACGCTCTGGTTCATTGGCGCCGACATTCCGGGCCTGAGCAGCGAAGAAGTGCCGGCCGAGGAGGCGGAAGAGGCCTTTGTTCCCAGCGGCTACACGGTTCTGGAAAAAGCTTTGGTGACCACGGTCGAGGCAGAGGGGCGCCAACGGTACGCCCAGGTTTATGTGGCTCTGGAAGCTACGGATCAGGACGCCCTTGCCGCCGCCAGCCTGCACATGCCGCTGGTACGCAGTCAGCTTTTGGGCGTGCTGGCAGGCAGTGATTTTATGGAATTGCAGACGCCGGAAGGGCGGAAGCAACTGGCGGATCAGATGCTGGTTGCCGCCAACACGGTACTGGAGCAGGAAGGCGAGCCGCCTCTGCAACGGGTGCTGTTCAGGAACTTCGTGGTTCAATAG
- the fliM gene encoding flagellar motor switch protein FliM has product MQDLLSQDEIDALLHGVDDGDIDTYEESDGEGVKDYDLASQDRIVRGRMPTLEMINERFARYTRISLFNLLRRNADVSTGGVQIMKFGEYIHTLYVPTSLNLTKVRPLRGTSLFVLDAKLVFKLVDNFFGGEGRHAKIEGREFTPTETRIVQMVLNQVFHDMREAWHAVLKVDFEYLSSEVNPAMANIVSPSEVVVVSTFHIELDGGGGELHMAMPYSMIEPVRDVLDAGVQSDIDDVDERWVNALQEDIKDVYVPINATVCRRRISLRDVAKFKDGDIIPVEMPETLTLTANGIPIYNATLGTRDGKLALKIRNRASVPKVKKQLKVGRNG; this is encoded by the coding sequence ATGCAGGACTTACTGTCACAGGACGAAATCGATGCGCTACTCCACGGAGTGGATGACGGCGATATCGATACCTATGAGGAATCTGATGGCGAGGGGGTAAAAGACTACGACCTCGCCAGTCAGGATCGGATCGTCCGTGGCCGGATGCCAACGCTCGAGATGATCAACGAGCGCTTTGCCCGTTACACCCGCATCAGCCTTTTCAATCTGTTGCGCCGCAACGCCGATGTGTCGACTGGCGGTGTCCAGATCATGAAATTCGGCGAATACATTCACACGCTTTACGTGCCTACCAGCCTGAACCTGACCAAGGTTCGGCCACTGCGAGGTACCTCCCTGTTTGTGCTGGACGCCAAGCTGGTGTTCAAACTGGTGGACAATTTCTTTGGCGGCGAGGGACGTCACGCCAAGATTGAAGGCAGGGAATTCACCCCCACCGAAACGCGGATTGTCCAGATGGTGCTGAACCAGGTGTTTCACGACATGCGTGAAGCCTGGCATGCAGTTCTGAAAGTCGACTTTGAATACCTCAGCTCGGAAGTTAACCCGGCGATGGCCAACATCGTCAGCCCGAGTGAGGTGGTCGTTGTGAGCACTTTCCATATCGAGCTGGACGGCGGCGGCGGTGAACTGCACATGGCCATGCCTTACTCCATGATCGAGCCTGTACGGGACGTTCTGGATGCGGGGGTTCAGAGTGATATCGATGATGTGGATGAGCGCTGGGTCAATGCCCTTCAGGAAGACATCAAAGACGTCTACGTGCCGATTAACGCCACGGTTTGCCGTCGCCGCATATCGCTGCGGGATGTAGCGAAGTTCAAGGATGGCGACATTATTCCGGTAGAGATGCCGGAGACGCTGACCCTGACTGCGAATGGCATTCCTATCTACAACGCCACCCTGGGAACCCGGGACGGCAAGCTGGCACTGAAAATCAGGAATCGGGCATCGGTGCCCAAGGTCAAAAAACAATTGAAGGTGGGACGCAATGGCTGA
- the fliN gene encoding flagellar motor switch protein FliN has product MADDDKKDEQELSEDEKLAAEWESAMEESGGSDDKSGDGDREDEWAAAMEEAGESGDEEKSNVRSAPMEEFPEGSKIAQGDGPAPDLDVILDIPVTISMEVGNTQIPIRNLLQLNQGSVIELDRLAGEPLDVLVNGTLIAHGEVVMVNEKFGIRLTDVISPGERIKRLQK; this is encoded by the coding sequence ATGGCTGACGACGACAAGAAAGACGAGCAGGAGCTCAGCGAAGACGAGAAGCTTGCCGCCGAGTGGGAATCGGCCATGGAAGAATCCGGAGGCTCTGACGACAAGTCCGGTGACGGTGATCGCGAGGACGAGTGGGCGGCCGCCATGGAAGAAGCCGGGGAATCCGGGGACGAGGAAAAGTCCAACGTGCGTTCGGCCCCCATGGAGGAGTTTCCCGAAGGCTCGAAAATCGCCCAGGGGGATGGCCCGGCACCCGACCTGGACGTAATCCTTGATATCCCGGTGACCATTTCCATGGAGGTGGGCAATACCCAGATTCCCATCCGCAACCTGCTGCAACTGAACCAGGGCTCGGTGATCGAGCTGGACCGGCTGGCGGGTGAGCCGCTGGATGTGCTGGTGAACGGCACGCTGATCGCCCACGGCGAGGTGGTGATGGTTAACGAGAAGTTCGGCATACGTCTGACAGACGTCATCAGCCCGGGCGAGCGCATCAAGCGGTTGCAGAAGTAA
- the fliO gene encoding flagellar biosynthetic protein FliO has protein sequence MAGPEETAAAASAAATGTGSAPDTLATMLTLGLGLLAVLAIIFGCAWIVRRMGGMSGGNTRAIKVVSVMSMGTRERVALIEVGGKQILVGVTPQTIRTLHVFDEAVVSSSEPASGDFARKLQGMIGKSWGSGSSNREDS, from the coding sequence ATGGCGGGTCCGGAGGAGACCGCGGCAGCGGCGTCAGCAGCAGCGACTGGAACCGGCTCGGCACCAGACACCCTGGCCACCATGCTGACTCTTGGTCTGGGCCTGCTGGCGGTGCTTGCCATAATTTTCGGCTGCGCCTGGATCGTGCGGCGGATGGGTGGCATGAGCGGCGGCAATACCCGCGCCATCAAGGTGGTGTCAGTGATGTCCATGGGCACGCGGGAGCGAGTTGCCCTGATCGAGGTGGGCGGCAAGCAGATTCTGGTTGGCGTTACTCCCCAGACCATTCGCACCCTCCACGTTTTCGACGAGGCGGTGGTATCGTCCAGCGAGCCTGCCTCCGGCGATTTTGCGCGGAAACTGCAGGGCATGATCGGCAAATCCTGGGGCTCCGGCTCATCCAACAGGGAAGATTCCTGA
- the fliP gene encoding flagellar type III secretion system pore protein FliP (The bacterial flagellar biogenesis protein FliP forms a type III secretion system (T3SS)-type pore required for flagellar assembly.) — MRFRLSRQSVSLLSLILLLVCAPSVLAQSAPQGIPGIPAFTVTPGEGQGVEEYSVSLQILAFMTALTFLPAMLMMMTSFTRIIVVFAILRQALGLQSTPSNQVLLGLTLFLTIFIMKPVLEEVNTVALQPYMEQEITSLEAVQQASEPFRDFMMAQTRESDLALFMGIADEQYASPEEVSFWVLLPAFVTSELKTAFQIGFILFIPFLIIDMVVASVLMAMGMMMLSPIIISLPFKIMLFVLVDGWSLIMGTLAASYGI; from the coding sequence ATGAGGTTCCGGCTGTCCCGGCAAAGTGTGTCTCTGCTGTCGCTGATTCTGCTTCTTGTATGCGCGCCGTCGGTCTTGGCCCAGTCAGCACCACAGGGGATTCCCGGCATTCCCGCGTTCACCGTGACCCCGGGCGAAGGGCAGGGTGTGGAGGAATACTCGGTATCCCTGCAGATTCTGGCGTTCATGACAGCGCTGACGTTCCTGCCGGCGATGCTGATGATGATGACGTCCTTTACCCGCATCATCGTAGTGTTTGCCATACTGCGGCAGGCGCTGGGTCTGCAGTCTACGCCGTCGAATCAGGTACTTCTGGGCCTGACCCTTTTCCTGACGATTTTTATCATGAAACCGGTGCTTGAAGAGGTGAATACGGTGGCCCTGCAGCCCTATATGGAGCAGGAGATAACCTCTCTTGAAGCGGTTCAGCAGGCCAGCGAGCCCTTTCGGGATTTCATGATGGCACAGACCCGCGAAAGCGACCTGGCGCTGTTCATGGGCATTGCAGACGAGCAGTACGCCAGCCCTGAGGAAGTGTCTTTCTGGGTGCTGTTGCCGGCGTTCGTCACCAGTGAACTGAAAACCGCCTTCCAGATCGGGTTTATTCTGTTTATTCCCTTTCTGATTATCGACATGGTAGTGGCCAGCGTTCTGATGGCGATGGGTATGATGATGCTGTCGCCGATCATTATCTCGCTGCCGTTCAAAATCATGCTGTTTGTGCTGGTGGATGGGTGGTCCCTGATCATGGGCACCCTGGCCGCCAGCTACGGGATATAG
- the fliQ gene encoding flagellar biosynthesis protein FliQ, with product MTPQTVIDILREALWMIVLLASLIIGPGLIIGLVVSTFQAATQINEQTLSFLPRLLITLLTIIVAGPWMLTQLIDHAERLISSIPYLIG from the coding sequence ATGACCCCACAAACCGTTATAGATATTCTCCGCGAGGCGCTCTGGATGATTGTGCTGCTGGCCAGCCTGATTATCGGGCCGGGCCTTATCATTGGCCTGGTGGTCAGCACGTTCCAGGCTGCGACCCAGATCAACGAGCAGACCCTGAGCTTTCTGCCCCGTCTGCTGATCACGCTGCTGACCATCATTGTTGCCGGTCCGTGGATGCTGACCCAGTTGATTGATCACGCTGAGCGACTGATTTCCAGCATTCCCTACCTGATCGGCTGA
- the fliR gene encoding flagellar biosynthetic protein FliR, whose protein sequence is MPTEITADIISQWIGQHFWPFFRLASFMMVIPFIGTQLVPARIRMGLALLMTVLIVPMIPQVPQVDALSAEAVVITLQQILIGVGMGFALTALFQLFVVAGQMIAMQMGLGFASMVDPANGINVAVLAQIYTITITLLYLSMNGHLVAFDVFIESFYTMPVGLEGLGQAGVWSLAHRISWIFVSAVLLALPAVTAVFIVNISFGVMTRAAPQMNIFALGFPIGLIFGLFSIWVLHANFLPHFEQYTRETFEYMRQLQGLP, encoded by the coding sequence ATGCCAACGGAAATCACCGCGGACATCATCAGCCAGTGGATCGGCCAGCATTTCTGGCCGTTTTTCAGGCTGGCCAGTTTCATGATGGTGATCCCGTTTATTGGCACCCAGCTGGTGCCAGCCCGAATACGAATGGGGCTGGCGTTGCTGATGACCGTGCTGATTGTGCCCATGATTCCCCAGGTTCCCCAGGTGGACGCCCTCAGTGCCGAGGCAGTGGTCATTACTCTTCAACAGATACTGATTGGCGTCGGCATGGGGTTTGCTCTGACTGCTCTGTTTCAGCTTTTCGTGGTGGCGGGCCAGATGATTGCCATGCAGATGGGCCTGGGTTTTGCCTCGATGGTGGACCCGGCCAATGGCATTAACGTGGCGGTGCTGGCGCAGATCTACACCATAACCATCACCTTGCTCTACCTGTCCATGAACGGTCACCTGGTCGCTTTCGATGTGTTTATCGAGAGTTTCTACACCATGCCCGTTGGTCTCGAAGGCTTGGGGCAGGCCGGTGTCTGGTCGCTGGCCCACCGGATTTCCTGGATTTTCGTATCGGCCGTGCTATTGGCGCTGCCGGCGGTCACAGCGGTGTTTATCGTCAACATTTCCTTCGGCGTGATGACCCGCGCCGCGCCGCAGATGAATATTTTTGCCCTGGGTTTCCCGATTGGCCTGATTTTTGGATTGTTTTCCATATGGGTGCTGCACGCCAATTTTCTGCCACATTTCGAGCAGTACACCCGGGAAACGTTCGAATACATGCGTCAGTTGCAGGGCCTGCCCTGA